In a single window of the Pseudorca crassidens isolate mPseCra1 chromosome 9, mPseCra1.hap1, whole genome shotgun sequence genome:
- the ANKRD13D gene encoding ankyrin repeat domain-containing protein 13D isoform X6, which yields MAGPGPTFPLHRLVWANRHRELEAALHSSQHDIEQEDPRGRTPLELAVSLGNLESVRVLLRHNANVGKESCQGWAVLQEAVSTGDPEMVQLVLQYRDYQRATQRLAGIPELLNKLRQAPDFYVEMKWEFTSWVPLVSKMCPSDVYRVWKRGENLRVDTSLLGFEHMTWQRGRRSFIFKGQEAGALVMEVDHDRQLVHTETLGLTLHEPEALLATMRPSEEHVASRLTSPIVSTHLDTRNVAFERNKCGIWGWRSEKMETVSGYEAKAGEVYSATNVELVTRTRTEHLSDQDKSRSKGGKTPFQSFLGMAQQHSSHNGAPVQQAASPTNPTAISPDEYFDPNFSLESRNIGRPIEMSSKVQRFKATLWLSEEHPLSLGDQVMPIIDLMAISNAHFAKLRDFITLRLPPGFPVKIEIPLFHVLNARITFSNLCGCDEPLSSVWVPAPGSAIAASASPFPCEVDPAVFEVPDGYSVLGAERSEPLRDEDDDLLQFAIQQSLLEAGTEAEQVTAYEEQLQLERALQESLQMSTEAEGPGAPLRAPPSFEEQLRLALELSAREQAEWERRGRREEEDLQRTLQRSLTEL from the exons ATGGCAGGCCCGGGCCCCACCTTCCCGCTGCATCGGCTAGTCTGGGCGAACCGGCACCGCGAACTGGAGGCCGCGCTGCACAGCAGCCAG CACGACATCGAACAGGAAGACCCCCGGGGGCGCACCCCCCTGGAGCTGGCCGTGTCCCTGGGGAACCTGGAGTCCGTGAGAGTCCTCCTTCGACACAATGCCAACGTGGGCAAAGAGAGCTGCCAGGGCTGGGCAG TCCTGCAGGAGGCAGTCAGCACTGGGGACCCTGAGATGGTGCAGCTGGTACTTCAGTATCGGGACTACCAGAGGGCCACGCAGAGGCTGGCTGGCATTCCGGAATTGCTCAACAAACTCCGCCAG GCCCCCGATTTCTACGTGGAGATGAAGTGGGAGTTCACCAGCTGGG tgccCCTCGTGTCCAAGATGTGCCCGAGTGACGTGTATCGCGTGTGGAAGCGGGGTGAGAACCTGCGGGTGGACACCAGCCTCCTGGGCTTTGAGCACATGACCTGGCAACGCGGCCGGAGGAGCTTCATCTTCAAGGGCCAGG AGGCGGGAGCCTTGGTGATGGAAGTTGACCACGACCGGCAGTTGGTGCACACGGAGACACTGGGGCTCACGCTGCACGAGCCTGAAGCGCTGCTGGCCACCATGCGGCCCAGTGAGGAGCATGTGGCCAGTCGCCTCACCTCTCCCATCGTCTCCACCCACCTGGACACTCGCAATGTGGCCTTCGAGAG GAACAAATGTGGTATCTGGGGCTGGCGGTCTGAGAAGATGGAAACCGTTAGCGGCTACGAGGCCAAGGCAGGAGAG GTATACAGCGCCACCAATGTGGAGCTGGTGACACGCACACGCACAGAGCACCTCTCCGATCAGGACAAGTCGAGGAGCAAAG GGGGGAAGACTCCATTCCAGTCCTTCCTTGGGATGGCCCAGCAGCACTCCTCCCACAATGGG GCTCCTGTGCAGCAGGCAGCCAGCCCCACAAACCCCACCGCCATTTCCCCCGACGAGTACTTTGACCCCAACTTCAGCCTGGAGTCAAGGAACATCGGCCGCCCCATTGAGATGTCCAGCAAAGTACAGAG GTTCAAGGCAACACTGTGGCTGAGCGAGGAGCACCCGCTCTCCCTGGGTGACCAGGTGATGCCCATCATCGACCTGATGGCCATCAGCAACGCTCACTTTGCCAAGCTGCGGGACTTCATCACCCTGCGCCTCCCGCCCGGCTTCCCGGTCAAGATTG AGATCCCCCTTTTCCACGTGCTCAACGCCCGCATCACCTTCAGCAACCTGTGTGGCTGTGACGAGCCCCTGAGCTCGGTGTGGGTGCCGGCGCCCGGCTCTGCCATCGCAGCTTCAG CGAGCCCCTTCCCCTGTGAGGTGGACCCCGCCGTGTTTGAGGTGCCCGACGGGTACAGCGTGCTGGGCGCAGAGCGCAGCGAGCCCCTTCGCGACGAGGACGATGACCTGCTGCAGTTTGCCATCCAGCAGAGCCTGCTGGAGGCGGGCACGGAGGCGGAGCAG GTCACGGCTTACGAGGAGCAGCTTCAGCTGGAGCG GGCCCTCCAGGAAAGCCTGCAGATGTCCACAGAGGCTGAGGGTCCGGGGGCCCCTCTCAGGGCGCCCCCGAGCTTTGAGGAGCAGCTTCGCCTGGCCCTGGAGCTGTCTGCGCGGGAGCAGGCGGAGTGGgagcggcgggggcggcgggaggAGGAGGACCTACAGCGGACCCTACAGCGCTCGCTCACGGAGCTCTGA
- the ANKRD13D gene encoding ankyrin repeat domain-containing protein 13D isoform X4: MAGPGPTFPLHRLVWANRHRELEAALHSSQHDIEQEDPRGRTPLELAVSLGNLESVRVLLRHNANVGKESCQGWAVLQEAVSTGDPEMVQLVLQYRDYQRATQRLAGIPELLNKLRQAPDFYVEMKWEFTSWVPLVSKMCPSDVYRVWKRGENLRVDTSLLGFEHMTWQRGRRSFIFKGQEAGALVMEVDHDRQLVHTETLGLTLHEPEALLATMRPSEEHVASRLTSPIVSTHLDTRNVAFERNKCGIWGWRSEKMETVSGYEAKAGEVYSATNVELVTRTRTEHLSDQDKSRSKGGKTPFQSFLGMAQQHSSHNGAPVQQAASPTNPTAISPDEYFDPNFSLESRNIGRPIEMSSKVQRFKATLWLSEEHPLSLGDQVMPIIDLMAISNAHFAKLRDFITLRLPPGFPVKIEIPLFHVLNARITFSNLCGCDEPLSSVWVPAPGSAIAASASPFPCEVDPAVFEVPDGYSVLGAERSEPLRDEDDDLLQFAIQQSLLEAGTEAEQVTVWEALTNTRPGAHLPQVTAYEEQLQLERALQESLQMSTEAEGPGAPLRAPPSFEEQLRLALELSAREQAEWERRGRREEEDLQRTLQRSLTEL, translated from the exons ATGGCAGGCCCGGGCCCCACCTTCCCGCTGCATCGGCTAGTCTGGGCGAACCGGCACCGCGAACTGGAGGCCGCGCTGCACAGCAGCCAG CACGACATCGAACAGGAAGACCCCCGGGGGCGCACCCCCCTGGAGCTGGCCGTGTCCCTGGGGAACCTGGAGTCCGTGAGAGTCCTCCTTCGACACAATGCCAACGTGGGCAAAGAGAGCTGCCAGGGCTGGGCAG TCCTGCAGGAGGCAGTCAGCACTGGGGACCCTGAGATGGTGCAGCTGGTACTTCAGTATCGGGACTACCAGAGGGCCACGCAGAGGCTGGCTGGCATTCCGGAATTGCTCAACAAACTCCGCCAG GCCCCCGATTTCTACGTGGAGATGAAGTGGGAGTTCACCAGCTGGG tgccCCTCGTGTCCAAGATGTGCCCGAGTGACGTGTATCGCGTGTGGAAGCGGGGTGAGAACCTGCGGGTGGACACCAGCCTCCTGGGCTTTGAGCACATGACCTGGCAACGCGGCCGGAGGAGCTTCATCTTCAAGGGCCAGG AGGCGGGAGCCTTGGTGATGGAAGTTGACCACGACCGGCAGTTGGTGCACACGGAGACACTGGGGCTCACGCTGCACGAGCCTGAAGCGCTGCTGGCCACCATGCGGCCCAGTGAGGAGCATGTGGCCAGTCGCCTCACCTCTCCCATCGTCTCCACCCACCTGGACACTCGCAATGTGGCCTTCGAGAG GAACAAATGTGGTATCTGGGGCTGGCGGTCTGAGAAGATGGAAACCGTTAGCGGCTACGAGGCCAAGGCAGGAGAG GTATACAGCGCCACCAATGTGGAGCTGGTGACACGCACACGCACAGAGCACCTCTCCGATCAGGACAAGTCGAGGAGCAAAG GGGGGAAGACTCCATTCCAGTCCTTCCTTGGGATGGCCCAGCAGCACTCCTCCCACAATGGG GCTCCTGTGCAGCAGGCAGCCAGCCCCACAAACCCCACCGCCATTTCCCCCGACGAGTACTTTGACCCCAACTTCAGCCTGGAGTCAAGGAACATCGGCCGCCCCATTGAGATGTCCAGCAAAGTACAGAG GTTCAAGGCAACACTGTGGCTGAGCGAGGAGCACCCGCTCTCCCTGGGTGACCAGGTGATGCCCATCATCGACCTGATGGCCATCAGCAACGCTCACTTTGCCAAGCTGCGGGACTTCATCACCCTGCGCCTCCCGCCCGGCTTCCCGGTCAAGATTG AGATCCCCCTTTTCCACGTGCTCAACGCCCGCATCACCTTCAGCAACCTGTGTGGCTGTGACGAGCCCCTGAGCTCGGTGTGGGTGCCGGCGCCCGGCTCTGCCATCGCAGCTTCAG CGAGCCCCTTCCCCTGTGAGGTGGACCCCGCCGTGTTTGAGGTGCCCGACGGGTACAGCGTGCTGGGCGCAGAGCGCAGCGAGCCCCTTCGCGACGAGGACGATGACCTGCTGCAGTTTGCCATCCAGCAGAGCCTGCTGGAGGCGGGCACGGAGGCGGAGCAG GTGACTGTCTGGGAAGCCCTGACCAACACCCGGCCTGGTGCCCACCTTCCCCAGGTCACGGCTTACGAGGAGCAGCTTCAGCTGGAGCG GGCCCTCCAGGAAAGCCTGCAGATGTCCACAGAGGCTGAGGGTCCGGGGGCCCCTCTCAGGGCGCCCCCGAGCTTTGAGGAGCAGCTTCGCCTGGCCCTGGAGCTGTCTGCGCGGGAGCAGGCGGAGTGGgagcggcgggggcggcgggaggAGGAGGACCTACAGCGGACCCTACAGCGCTCGCTCACGGAGCTCTGA
- the ANKRD13D gene encoding ankyrin repeat domain-containing protein 13D isoform X5, translating to MAGPGPTFPLHRLVWANRHRELEAALHSSQHDIEQEDPRGRTPLELAVSLGNLESVRVLLRHNANVGKESCQGWAVLQEAVSTGDPEMVQLVLQYRDYQRATQRLAGIPELLNKLRQAPDFYVEMKWEFTSWVPLVSKMCPSDVYRVWKRGENLRVDTSLLGFEHMTWQRGRRSFIFKGQEAGALVMEVDHDRQLVHTETLGLTLHEPEALLATMRPSEEHVASRLTSPIVSTHLDTRNVAFERNKCGIWGWRSEKMETVSGYEAKVYSATNVELVTRTRTEHLSDQDKSRSKGGKTPFQSFLGMAQQHSSHNGAPVQQAASPTNPTAISPDEYFDPNFSLESRNIGRPIEMSSKVQRFKATLWLSEEHPLSLGDQVMPIIDLMAISNAHFAKLRDFITLRLPPGFPVKIEIPLFHVLNARITFSNLCGCDEPLSSVWVPAPGSAIAASASPFPCEVDPAVFEVPDGYSVLGAERSEPLRDEDDDLLQFAIQQSLLEAGTEAEQVTVWEALTNTRPGAHLPQVTAYEEQLQLERALQESLQMSTEAEGPGAPLRAPPSFEEQLRLALELSAREQAEWERRGRREEEDLQRTLQRSLTEL from the exons ATGGCAGGCCCGGGCCCCACCTTCCCGCTGCATCGGCTAGTCTGGGCGAACCGGCACCGCGAACTGGAGGCCGCGCTGCACAGCAGCCAG CACGACATCGAACAGGAAGACCCCCGGGGGCGCACCCCCCTGGAGCTGGCCGTGTCCCTGGGGAACCTGGAGTCCGTGAGAGTCCTCCTTCGACACAATGCCAACGTGGGCAAAGAGAGCTGCCAGGGCTGGGCAG TCCTGCAGGAGGCAGTCAGCACTGGGGACCCTGAGATGGTGCAGCTGGTACTTCAGTATCGGGACTACCAGAGGGCCACGCAGAGGCTGGCTGGCATTCCGGAATTGCTCAACAAACTCCGCCAG GCCCCCGATTTCTACGTGGAGATGAAGTGGGAGTTCACCAGCTGGG tgccCCTCGTGTCCAAGATGTGCCCGAGTGACGTGTATCGCGTGTGGAAGCGGGGTGAGAACCTGCGGGTGGACACCAGCCTCCTGGGCTTTGAGCACATGACCTGGCAACGCGGCCGGAGGAGCTTCATCTTCAAGGGCCAGG AGGCGGGAGCCTTGGTGATGGAAGTTGACCACGACCGGCAGTTGGTGCACACGGAGACACTGGGGCTCACGCTGCACGAGCCTGAAGCGCTGCTGGCCACCATGCGGCCCAGTGAGGAGCATGTGGCCAGTCGCCTCACCTCTCCCATCGTCTCCACCCACCTGGACACTCGCAATGTGGCCTTCGAGAG GAACAAATGTGGTATCTGGGGCTGGCGGTCTGAGAAGATGGAAACCGTTAGCGGCTACGAGGCCAAG GTATACAGCGCCACCAATGTGGAGCTGGTGACACGCACACGCACAGAGCACCTCTCCGATCAGGACAAGTCGAGGAGCAAAG GGGGGAAGACTCCATTCCAGTCCTTCCTTGGGATGGCCCAGCAGCACTCCTCCCACAATGGG GCTCCTGTGCAGCAGGCAGCCAGCCCCACAAACCCCACCGCCATTTCCCCCGACGAGTACTTTGACCCCAACTTCAGCCTGGAGTCAAGGAACATCGGCCGCCCCATTGAGATGTCCAGCAAAGTACAGAG GTTCAAGGCAACACTGTGGCTGAGCGAGGAGCACCCGCTCTCCCTGGGTGACCAGGTGATGCCCATCATCGACCTGATGGCCATCAGCAACGCTCACTTTGCCAAGCTGCGGGACTTCATCACCCTGCGCCTCCCGCCCGGCTTCCCGGTCAAGATTG AGATCCCCCTTTTCCACGTGCTCAACGCCCGCATCACCTTCAGCAACCTGTGTGGCTGTGACGAGCCCCTGAGCTCGGTGTGGGTGCCGGCGCCCGGCTCTGCCATCGCAGCTTCAG CGAGCCCCTTCCCCTGTGAGGTGGACCCCGCCGTGTTTGAGGTGCCCGACGGGTACAGCGTGCTGGGCGCAGAGCGCAGCGAGCCCCTTCGCGACGAGGACGATGACCTGCTGCAGTTTGCCATCCAGCAGAGCCTGCTGGAGGCGGGCACGGAGGCGGAGCAG GTGACTGTCTGGGAAGCCCTGACCAACACCCGGCCTGGTGCCCACCTTCCCCAGGTCACGGCTTACGAGGAGCAGCTTCAGCTGGAGCG GGCCCTCCAGGAAAGCCTGCAGATGTCCACAGAGGCTGAGGGTCCGGGGGCCCCTCTCAGGGCGCCCCCGAGCTTTGAGGAGCAGCTTCGCCTGGCCCTGGAGCTGTCTGCGCGGGAGCAGGCGGAGTGGgagcggcgggggcggcgggaggAGGAGGACCTACAGCGGACCCTACAGCGCTCGCTCACGGAGCTCTGA
- the ANKRD13D gene encoding ankyrin repeat domain-containing protein 13D isoform X1: MAGPGPTFPLHRLVWANRHRELEAALHSSQHDIEQEDPRGRTPLELAVSLGNLESVRVLLRHNANVGKESCQGWAVLQEAVSTGDPEMVQLVLQYRDYQRATQRLAGIPELLNKLRQAPDFYVEMKWEFTSWVPLVSKMCPSDVYRVWKRGENLRVDTSLLGFEHMTWQRGRRSFIFKGQEAGALVMEVDHDRQLVHTETLGLTLHEPEALLATMRPSEEHVASRLTSPIVSTHLDTRNVAFERNKCGIWGWRSEKMETVSGYEAKAGEVYSATNVELVTRTRTEHLSDQDKSRSKGGKTPFQSFLGMAQQHSSHNGAPVQQAASPTNPTAISPDEYFDPNFSLESRNIGRPIEMSSKVQRFKATLWLSEEHPLSLGDQVMPIIDLMAISNAHFAKLRDFITLRLPPGFPVKIEIPLFHVLNARITFSNLCGCDEPLSSVWVPAPGSAIAASASPFPCEVDPAVFEVPDGYSVLGAERSEPLRDEDDDLLQFAIQQSLLEAGTEAEQVTVWEALTNTRPGAHLPQVTAYEEQLQLERHVPALGLLPSLSAHGSALPSHASPGRALQESLQMSTEAEGPGAPLRAPPSFEEQLRLALELSAREQAEWERRGRREEEDLQRTLQRSLTEL, encoded by the exons ATGGCAGGCCCGGGCCCCACCTTCCCGCTGCATCGGCTAGTCTGGGCGAACCGGCACCGCGAACTGGAGGCCGCGCTGCACAGCAGCCAG CACGACATCGAACAGGAAGACCCCCGGGGGCGCACCCCCCTGGAGCTGGCCGTGTCCCTGGGGAACCTGGAGTCCGTGAGAGTCCTCCTTCGACACAATGCCAACGTGGGCAAAGAGAGCTGCCAGGGCTGGGCAG TCCTGCAGGAGGCAGTCAGCACTGGGGACCCTGAGATGGTGCAGCTGGTACTTCAGTATCGGGACTACCAGAGGGCCACGCAGAGGCTGGCTGGCATTCCGGAATTGCTCAACAAACTCCGCCAG GCCCCCGATTTCTACGTGGAGATGAAGTGGGAGTTCACCAGCTGGG tgccCCTCGTGTCCAAGATGTGCCCGAGTGACGTGTATCGCGTGTGGAAGCGGGGTGAGAACCTGCGGGTGGACACCAGCCTCCTGGGCTTTGAGCACATGACCTGGCAACGCGGCCGGAGGAGCTTCATCTTCAAGGGCCAGG AGGCGGGAGCCTTGGTGATGGAAGTTGACCACGACCGGCAGTTGGTGCACACGGAGACACTGGGGCTCACGCTGCACGAGCCTGAAGCGCTGCTGGCCACCATGCGGCCCAGTGAGGAGCATGTGGCCAGTCGCCTCACCTCTCCCATCGTCTCCACCCACCTGGACACTCGCAATGTGGCCTTCGAGAG GAACAAATGTGGTATCTGGGGCTGGCGGTCTGAGAAGATGGAAACCGTTAGCGGCTACGAGGCCAAGGCAGGAGAG GTATACAGCGCCACCAATGTGGAGCTGGTGACACGCACACGCACAGAGCACCTCTCCGATCAGGACAAGTCGAGGAGCAAAG GGGGGAAGACTCCATTCCAGTCCTTCCTTGGGATGGCCCAGCAGCACTCCTCCCACAATGGG GCTCCTGTGCAGCAGGCAGCCAGCCCCACAAACCCCACCGCCATTTCCCCCGACGAGTACTTTGACCCCAACTTCAGCCTGGAGTCAAGGAACATCGGCCGCCCCATTGAGATGTCCAGCAAAGTACAGAG GTTCAAGGCAACACTGTGGCTGAGCGAGGAGCACCCGCTCTCCCTGGGTGACCAGGTGATGCCCATCATCGACCTGATGGCCATCAGCAACGCTCACTTTGCCAAGCTGCGGGACTTCATCACCCTGCGCCTCCCGCCCGGCTTCCCGGTCAAGATTG AGATCCCCCTTTTCCACGTGCTCAACGCCCGCATCACCTTCAGCAACCTGTGTGGCTGTGACGAGCCCCTGAGCTCGGTGTGGGTGCCGGCGCCCGGCTCTGCCATCGCAGCTTCAG CGAGCCCCTTCCCCTGTGAGGTGGACCCCGCCGTGTTTGAGGTGCCCGACGGGTACAGCGTGCTGGGCGCAGAGCGCAGCGAGCCCCTTCGCGACGAGGACGATGACCTGCTGCAGTTTGCCATCCAGCAGAGCCTGCTGGAGGCGGGCACGGAGGCGGAGCAG GTGACTGTCTGGGAAGCCCTGACCAACACCCGGCCTGGTGCCCACCTTCCCCAGGTCACGGCTTACGAGGAGCAGCTTCAGCTGGAGCG CCATGTCCCAGCCCTCGGCCTCCTCCCCAGCCTTAGCGCTCACGGGTCTGCTCTCCCCTCTCATGCCTCGCCTGGAAGGGCCCTCCAGGAAAGCCTGCAGATGTCCACAGAGGCTGAGGGTCCGGGGGCCCCTCTCAGGGCGCCCCCGAGCTTTGAGGAGCAGCTTCGCCTGGCCCTGGAGCTGTCTGCGCGGGAGCAGGCGGAGTGGgagcggcgggggcggcgggaggAGGAGGACCTACAGCGGACCCTACAGCGCTCGCTCACGGAGCTCTGA
- the ANKRD13D gene encoding ankyrin repeat domain-containing protein 13D isoform X3, which yields MAGPGPTFPLHRLVWANRHRELEAALHSSQHDIEQEDPRGRTPLELAVSLGNLESVRVLLRHNANVGKESCQGWAVLQEAVSTGDPEMVQLVLQYRDYQRATQRLAGIPELLNKLRQAPDFYVEMKWEFTSWVPLVSKMCPSDVYRVWKRGENLRVDTSLLGFEHMTWQRGRRSFIFKGQEAGALVMEVDHDRQLVHTETLGLTLHEPEALLATMRPSEEHVASRLTSPIVSTHLDTRNVAFERNKCGIWGWRSEKMETVSGYEAKAGEVYSATNVELVTRTRTEHLSDQDKSRSKGGKTPFQSFLGMAQQHSSHNGAPVQQAASPTNPTAISPDEYFDPNFSLESRNIGRPIEMSSKVQRFKATLWLSEEHPLSLGDQVMPIIDLMAISNAHFAKLRDFITLRLPPGFPVKIEIPLFHVLNARITFSNLCGCDEPLSSVWVPAPGSAIAASASPFPCEVDPAVFEVPDGYSVLGAERSEPLRDEDDDLLQFAIQQSLLEAGTEAEQVTAYEEQLQLERHVPALGLLPSLSAHGSALPSHASPGRALQESLQMSTEAEGPGAPLRAPPSFEEQLRLALELSAREQAEWERRGRREEEDLQRTLQRSLTEL from the exons ATGGCAGGCCCGGGCCCCACCTTCCCGCTGCATCGGCTAGTCTGGGCGAACCGGCACCGCGAACTGGAGGCCGCGCTGCACAGCAGCCAG CACGACATCGAACAGGAAGACCCCCGGGGGCGCACCCCCCTGGAGCTGGCCGTGTCCCTGGGGAACCTGGAGTCCGTGAGAGTCCTCCTTCGACACAATGCCAACGTGGGCAAAGAGAGCTGCCAGGGCTGGGCAG TCCTGCAGGAGGCAGTCAGCACTGGGGACCCTGAGATGGTGCAGCTGGTACTTCAGTATCGGGACTACCAGAGGGCCACGCAGAGGCTGGCTGGCATTCCGGAATTGCTCAACAAACTCCGCCAG GCCCCCGATTTCTACGTGGAGATGAAGTGGGAGTTCACCAGCTGGG tgccCCTCGTGTCCAAGATGTGCCCGAGTGACGTGTATCGCGTGTGGAAGCGGGGTGAGAACCTGCGGGTGGACACCAGCCTCCTGGGCTTTGAGCACATGACCTGGCAACGCGGCCGGAGGAGCTTCATCTTCAAGGGCCAGG AGGCGGGAGCCTTGGTGATGGAAGTTGACCACGACCGGCAGTTGGTGCACACGGAGACACTGGGGCTCACGCTGCACGAGCCTGAAGCGCTGCTGGCCACCATGCGGCCCAGTGAGGAGCATGTGGCCAGTCGCCTCACCTCTCCCATCGTCTCCACCCACCTGGACACTCGCAATGTGGCCTTCGAGAG GAACAAATGTGGTATCTGGGGCTGGCGGTCTGAGAAGATGGAAACCGTTAGCGGCTACGAGGCCAAGGCAGGAGAG GTATACAGCGCCACCAATGTGGAGCTGGTGACACGCACACGCACAGAGCACCTCTCCGATCAGGACAAGTCGAGGAGCAAAG GGGGGAAGACTCCATTCCAGTCCTTCCTTGGGATGGCCCAGCAGCACTCCTCCCACAATGGG GCTCCTGTGCAGCAGGCAGCCAGCCCCACAAACCCCACCGCCATTTCCCCCGACGAGTACTTTGACCCCAACTTCAGCCTGGAGTCAAGGAACATCGGCCGCCCCATTGAGATGTCCAGCAAAGTACAGAG GTTCAAGGCAACACTGTGGCTGAGCGAGGAGCACCCGCTCTCCCTGGGTGACCAGGTGATGCCCATCATCGACCTGATGGCCATCAGCAACGCTCACTTTGCCAAGCTGCGGGACTTCATCACCCTGCGCCTCCCGCCCGGCTTCCCGGTCAAGATTG AGATCCCCCTTTTCCACGTGCTCAACGCCCGCATCACCTTCAGCAACCTGTGTGGCTGTGACGAGCCCCTGAGCTCGGTGTGGGTGCCGGCGCCCGGCTCTGCCATCGCAGCTTCAG CGAGCCCCTTCCCCTGTGAGGTGGACCCCGCCGTGTTTGAGGTGCCCGACGGGTACAGCGTGCTGGGCGCAGAGCGCAGCGAGCCCCTTCGCGACGAGGACGATGACCTGCTGCAGTTTGCCATCCAGCAGAGCCTGCTGGAGGCGGGCACGGAGGCGGAGCAG GTCACGGCTTACGAGGAGCAGCTTCAGCTGGAGCG CCATGTCCCAGCCCTCGGCCTCCTCCCCAGCCTTAGCGCTCACGGGTCTGCTCTCCCCTCTCATGCCTCGCCTGGAAGGGCCCTCCAGGAAAGCCTGCAGATGTCCACAGAGGCTGAGGGTCCGGGGGCCCCTCTCAGGGCGCCCCCGAGCTTTGAGGAGCAGCTTCGCCTGGCCCTGGAGCTGTCTGCGCGGGAGCAGGCGGAGTGGgagcggcgggggcggcgggaggAGGAGGACCTACAGCGGACCCTACAGCGCTCGCTCACGGAGCTCTGA